Genomic segment of Drosophila biarmipes strain raj3 chromosome 2L, RU_DBia_V1.1, whole genome shotgun sequence:
ttcctcttggcgtgttcggtgtaggtgacggcatcacggataacgttctccaagaacaccttcagaacgcctcgtgtttcctcgtatataagtccggagatgcgttttacaccgccacgacgagccaaacggcggatagctggcttcgtgataccctggatgttgtcacgcagcactttgcggtgacgcttggcgcctccttttcccaagcctttgcctcctttaccacgaccagtcatatttcacttctcttctctactgttaacacactgcacggtacgaaagtcactgaagaactatttccaaattttcgacgagctcatatttatacctaaacccccagaaacacgagcgagtccgaaagatatgttcgtctcgctctccgctcgacaactgagatggactctgcttccctctcttttcaaccctccccgttttgctatataaggaggtagcaaatgcggctatcgtttattgtgttttgaaacgtgaagtgaacgtgaacagcagtgaattcgaaaatggcccgtaccaagcaaaccgctcgcaaatcgactggtggcaaggcgccacgtaagcaactggctactaaggccgctcgcaagagcgctcccgccaccggaggcgtgaagaagcctcatcggtaccgccctggaactgttgccctgcgtgagatccgtcgataccagaagagtaccgagctgctgatccgcaagctgcctttccagcgtctggtgcgtgaaatcgctcaggacttcaagactgacctgcgattccagagctcggcggtgatggctctgcaggaagctagcgaggcctatctagtaggcctctttgaagataccaacttgtgtgccattcatgccaagcgtgtcaccatcatgcccaaggacatccagttggcccgtcgcattcgcggcgagcgtgcttaggtcgagacggcttcaactggctgccagtgcgctaacataatttgtacaaatcggtccttttcaggaccacaaattaattcaatgagatactaattttatctggaggctttaacataaaaataaagaaaaattattttccgtcccgtttttttaagtgaattgaataattgttaattcattttttccaatttgtactgccttgataaaatttaatagtagtcggaaattgtcttttgatttgagttcccggggttttttatgtgacagctgctgtgcggtaccgatggtcaagactttcaaacagaaaaaataaaaaaaaatactaaatgcagcataaaaaaatattaactgggctaatgaatctgttggttgcttaataaacaaaatttcatatattttctttataattttaactgcagtgcaacctccaagatattttttaatagggacgcaaaataaacagtttgtagctatatgtaaatatttctgaaaattgtttatagtatattgaaatattagataaagcttatatataatattagttttttacaatatattttattttttttttttatcaaatgttttttaacaaatttcgttttgaatgtcggcatgtattgagaaagggtagcgttatatggaacaaccacgatcaacataagacattcaaacatcaacaaaaaatataaaaacttttgagcgctatttataaattagacatagctgctaaggaatgcatatgtcttataaaaaacaagaaaaatattaaaacatgtactttttatattttttctttaatattaacttaagtgtggtctcaggcctcaatggaatttatatatgggacggatattagcaaaatgtagtgaaaactattaataataatgccccaaaagctggactgcgctaagcaaagacataataaatataagaaaacatcgaacaaataccacattttaagttaactatatttttaacaatcagaaaactattgccgagtgtgttctcacagccaattttgcatgtagccaagggacaacttgaaacaaataaaaaaatacctcaagtaataataagtataaagacttgtagtattacttaaagtaaaatgttcaaacttcatttttccttagcaagttacaaaatatttctagaaatcttattttaaaatgtttttttaaagtaattattcatgttacgaatgtcaatcttgaagttgatacggctataaaaggttacaaaaacaagaacataacatttctagcacattaccttcttaatttatcgtttttgaatgtaaaacgataaaaaaattatttagttttagtatcttaagccctgaaaataagaaaataagtttgcacttcaagcaaaaattagcagagcaaatgactgatgccagactcacagttgaagtgctctcctcctcgattctcattcgaacgaaggaggttggtcacaagcgcgcgctccgttttctatacaaaaaagtgtagtttagtgaaaaaaaatgtctgattctgcagttgcaacgtccgcttccccagtggctgctcccccagcgccagttgagaagaagctggccaccaaaaaggcatctagttccgctgccttaaaagcaaagaaggccgctgccccgccatcgcatccgccaactcaacaaatggtggacgcttctatcaagaatttgaaggaacgaggtggctcatctcttctggcaatcaagaaatacatcaccgccacctacaaatgcgatgcccagaagctggctccattcataaagaaatacttgaaatctgccgtggtcaatggaaagttgatccaaacaaagggaaaaggcgcgtctggttcattcaaactgtcggcctccgccaagaaggatccgaagccgaagcctgcgtctgctgagaagaaggtgaaaagcaagaaggtagccgtcaaaaagaccggagccaccgccaagaaagttgccgccgcagctgccgacaagaagcccaaggctaagaaggctgtggccaccaaaaagaccgcagagaagaagaaaacagagaaggcgaaggccaaggatgcaaagaaaactggaaccgtgaaggcgaagccagcagcagcgaaggccaagtcgaccgcagtgaagccgaaggcagcaaaagcagcaaaggccaagccagcggcctctgctaagcccaacaaggcggtgaagaaagcagcggcgcctgctaccgctaagaaaccgaaagccaagactacggctgccaagaagtaaattgtgaaaaagtacagtacctggtacatgctcgcaatcgtaattttagattttgaaatctgaaatttaaacaagcccttttcagggctacaacgttcgtttacaggagaaagaaactttcaattcacttatccgattattttatggccattcgcatttttccacatttaattggactcgattagtttatgattaaaaaagaaatatgtaataagaatatgtcataacttgtgtcttaatacaaataattataagtgtacccttgtagccgcattaattttagctgctttaccagagtatctaaatggaaagtatatatggctccaaagttcttcagaaaaaaacataaattgaatttttatcacgcattttattggcaaacggcaagctgaaaatttagtttctttggttaaatatgttgtggccctgaaaagggcctttttggatcttcctccccatacgcagcaggagaaaattacttggagctggtgtacttggtgacagccttggttccctcactgacggcgtgcttcgccaactctccgggcagaagtaggcgaacagccgtttggatctcccgactggtgatagtcgagcgcttgttgtagtgagccagacgagaagcctcggcagcaatgcgttcgaagatatcattcacaaagctgttcatgatgcttatcgccttcgacgaaatgcccgtgtcggggtggacctgcttcaggaccttgtaaatgtagatggcgtagctctccttcctcttgcgcttcttcttcttgtcgctcttggtgatgttcttctgggctttgccagccttcttggctgcctttccactagttttcggcggcattattcacttcacttatgatttcacaaacacaactcactgatcataatggtgcccaagcgcgttcaactttatactttttctcgagccatgttttcaggtctggggcacccacccctaactgaacgcgcaggcagacggaaaagtataaatatgtggctacccggggctcgtcgagcattcgtttttagtgtgtaaagtgaactaagtgaaatactcgtaaagcaaaatgtctggtcgtggaaaaggtggcaaagtgaagggaaaggcgaagtcccgctccaaccgtgccggtcttcagttcccagtaggccgtattcaccgtctgctccgcaagggcaactatgccgagcgagttggtgccggcgctccagtttacctggctgctgtgatggaatatctggccgctgaggttctcgagttggctggaaatgctgctcgtgacaacaagaagactaggattatcccgcgtcatctgcagctggccatccgcaacgacgaggagttgaacaagctgctctccggcgtcaccattgcccagggtggagtgttgcccaacatacaggctgttctgttgcccaaaaagaccgagaagaaggcttaaacgtttaatacatacttgtacataaaaaacaaacccaaccgtccttttcaggacgaccaaggtgttaccaaagaattgaagaattttcaatactaataccatattattaaaacaataagtataaggacgtgtgggaaacagatgtcgattttgtataagcgttggtcctatagcagtcggccagaaataagacctaagaggttcatcgcaaaatggcgaatttccgtcaatgctgtatctgcggcacagcctgtacaaaatagatgtgtatctacctgaaccactttcatttcaaatttcattttggttcaataaacatatattatttatgaagcatcaactttcgaatcaaagcattattggaaaatgtgtctctttggaaatttaaatggtggtcctgaaaaggaccgattgctgaaaaagtacaagctgtactagttttttaaccgccgaagccgtacagggtgcggccttgcctcttcagtgcgtacacaacgtccatggcggtgacggtcttcctcttggcgtgttcggtgtaggtgacggcatcacggataacgttctccaagaacaccttcagaacgcctcgtgtttcctcgtatataagtccggagatgcgttttacaccgccacgacgagccaaacggcggatagctggcttcgtgataccctggatgttgtcacgcagcactttgcggtgacgcttggcgcctccttttcccaagcctttgcctcctttaccacgaccagtcatatttcacttctcttctctactgttaacacactgcacggtacgaaagtcactgaagaactatttccaaattttcgacgagctcatatttatacctaaacccccagaaacacgagcgagtccgaaagatatgttcgtctcgctctccgctcgacaactgagatggactctgcttccctctcttttcaaccctccccgttttgctatataaggaggtagcaaatgcggctatcgtttattgtgttttgaaacgtgaagtgaacgtgaacagcagtgaattcgaaaatggcccgtaccaagcaaaccgctcgcaaatcgactggtggcaaggcgccacgtaagcaactggctactaaggccgctcgcaagagcgctcccgccaccggaggcgtgaagaagcctcatcggtaccgccctggaactgttgccctgcgtgagatccgtcgataccagaagagtaccgagctgctgatccgcaagctgcctttccagcgtctggtgcgtgaaatcgctcaggacttcaagactgacctgcgattccagagctcggcggtgatggctctgcaggaagctagcgaggcctatctagtaggcctctttgaagataccaacttgtgtgccattcatgccaagcgtgtcaccatcatgcccaaggacatccagttggcccgtcgcattcgcggcgagcgtgcttaggtcgagacggcttcaactggctgccagtgcgctaacataatttgtacaaatcggtccttttcaggaccacaaattaattcaatgagatactaattttatctggaggctttaacataaaaataaagaaaaattattttccgtcccgtttttttaagtgaattgaataattgttaattcattttttccaatttgtactgccttgataaatttaatagtagtcggaaattgtcttttgatttgagttcccggggttttttatgtgacagctgctgtgcggtaccgatggtcaagactttcaaacagaaaaaataaaaaaaaatactaaatgcagcataaaaaaatattaactgggctaatgaatctgttggttgtttaataaacaaaatttcatatattttctttataattttaactgcagtgcaacctccaagatatttttttaatgggacgcaaaataaacagtttgtagctatatgtatatatttctgaaaattgtttagagtattttgaaatattagataaagctaatatataatattagttttttacaatatattttattttttttttatcaaatgttttttaacaaatttcgttttgaatgtcggcatgtattgagaaagggtagcgttatatggaacaaccacgatcaacataagacattcaaacatcaacaaataatataaaaacttttgagcgctatttataaattagacatagctgctaaggaatgcataacgtcttataaaaaacaagaaaaatattaaaacatgtactttttatattttttctttaatattaacttaagtgtggtctcaggcctcaatggaatttatatatgggacggatattagcaaaatgtagtgaaaactattaataacaatgccccaaaagctggactgcgctaagcaaagacataataaatataagaaaacatcgaacaaataccacattttaagttaattatatttttaacaatcagaaaactattgccgagtgtgttctcacagccaattttgcatgtagccaagggacaacttgaaacaaataaaaaaatacctaaagtaataataagtataaagacttgtagtattacttaaagtaaaatgttcaaacttcatttttccttagcaagttacaaaatatttctagaaatcttattttaaaatgtttttttaaagtaattattcatgttacgaatgtcaatcttgaagttgatacggctataaaaggttacaaaaacaagaacataacatttctagcacattaccttcttaatttatcgtttttgaatgtaaaacgataaaaaaattatttagttttagtatcttaagccctgaaaataagaaaataagtttgcacttcaagcaaaaattagcagagcaaatgactgatgccagactcacagttgaagtgctctcctcctcgattctcattcgaacgaaggaggttggtcacaagcgcgcgctccgttttctatacaaaaaagtgtagtttagtgaaaaaaaatgtctgattctgcagttgcaacgtccgcttccccagtggctgctcccccagcgccagttgagaagaagctggccaccaaaaaggcatctggttccgctgccttaaaagcaaagaaggccgctgccccgccatcgcatccgccaactcaacaaatggtggacgcttctattaagaatttgaaggaacgaggtggctcatctcttctggcaatcaagaaatacatcaccgccacctacaaatgcgatgcccagaagctggctccattcataaagaaatacttgaaatctgccgtggtcaatggaaagttgatccaaacaaagggaaaaggcgcgtctggttcattcaaactgtcgccctccgccaagaaggatccgaagccgaagcctgcgtctgctgagaagaaggtgaaaagcaagaaggtagccgtcaaaaagaccggagccaccgccaagaaagttgccgccgcagctaccgacaagaagcccaaggctaagaaggctgtggccaccaaaaagaccgcagagaagaagaaaacagagaaggcgaaggccaaggatgcaaagaaaactggaaccgtgaaggcgaagccagcagcagcgaaggccaagtcgaccgcagtgaagccgaaggcagcaaaagcagcaaaggccaagccagcggcctctgctaagcccaaaaaggcggtgaagaaagcagcggcgcctgctaccgctaagaaaccgaaagccaagactacggctgccaagaagtaaattgtgaaaaagtacagtacctggtacatgctcgcaatcgtaattttagattttgaaatctgaaatttaaacaagcccttttcagggctacaacgttcgtttacaggagaaagaaactttcaattcacttatccgattattttatggccattcgcatttttccacatttgattggactcgattagtttatgattaaaaaagaaatatgtaataagaatatgtcataacttgtgtcttaatacaaataattataagtgtacccttgtagccgcattaattttagctgctttaccagagtatctaaatggaaagtatatatggctccaaagttcttcagaaaaaaacataaattgaatttttatcacgcattttattggcaaacggcaagctgaaaatttagtttctttggttaaatatgttgtggccctgaaaagggcctttttggatcttcctccccatacgcagcaggagaaaattactt
This window contains:
- the LOC127010744 gene encoding histone H3-like — protein: MARTKQTARKSTGGKAPRKQLATKAARKSAPATGGVKKPHRYRPGTVALREIRRYQKSTELLIRKLPFQRLVREIAQDFKTDLRFQSSAVMALQEASEAYLVGLFEDTNLCAIHAKRVTIMPKDIQLARRIRGSKMARTKQTARKSTGGKAPRKQLATKAARKSAPATGGVKKPHRYRPGTVALREIRRYQKSTELLIRKLPFQRLVREIAQDFKTDLRFQSSAVMALQEASEAYLVGLFEDTNLCAIHAKRVTIMPKDIQLARRIRGERA